The Solanum lycopersicum chromosome 9, SLM_r2.1 genome window below encodes:
- the LOC138338355 gene encoding uncharacterized protein, with product MNGVVEAANKYIKKILRKMIDNHRGWHEILPFALLGYRTTIRTSTGATPYFLLYGTEVVIPAEVEIPSLRIIQQVELSNVEWRVRARIFEVGQLVLKRIFPHQDKYKGKFAPNWKVPYIVRKVLSRGALVLSEIDGTAWPKSINLDAVRDTTCEASVRISVFCL from the exons ATGAATGGAGTTGTGGAGGCCGCCAATAAGTAtatcaagaagattctgaggAAGATGATTGACAATCACCGAGGTTGGCATGAGATATTGCCATTTGCTTTATTGGGTTATCGAACGACCATCAGAACATCAACTGGAGCTACTCCGTACTTTCTACTGTATGGGACAGAAGTAGTCATACCCGCCGAAGTTGAAATACCGTCCTTGAGAATTATCCAACAAGTTGAGTTGAGTAATGTTGAATGG AGAGTAAGAGcaagaatttttgaagttggtcagttggtcCTTAAGCGCATTTTCCCTCATCAAGACAAATACAAAGGAAAATTTGCGCCAAATTGGAAAGTACCCTACATAGTTCGCAAGGTATTATCCAGAGGTGCTTTGGTCTTGTCAGAGATAGATGGCACCGCATGGCCGAAATCAATCAACTTAGATGCTGTCAGAGATACTACGTGTGAAGCTTCGGTTCGAATTTCTGTTTTTTGCTTGTAA